Proteins from a single region of Syntrophales bacterium:
- a CDS encoding ATP-binding protein produces MLPDPYSTFPAVAIPPVLGIFVLVFLAAITVLKGRRTSANRLFAVLCLMGVLNNADLAALSLVADNDRVLSFERLIYVIFVFSLPVYVQFVHRLLEITGRRWLERLAWMVGLGLLPLTQTDLFIQGLHRGPHGFIADAGPAFQVFSVLAGCTVIYCLLLLVQGMRGTTDNRERNRLKYVTAGVGFSSLLIALNILPVIGLDVPPVGGFSFVPAAILAYGVLRYDLLDAGAAIRKGIVYSVLVILLAVLSAAFLFMTHMLFVRSGFRDVAGTSLLLALMMVFLFQPMRERVQAFLDRLFFRGRYDARRLLRDLSGELASLKRSEEVRTLLFASIPEAIPVERFILLVRDAGTGRFRAYSREGDAAGLDEMPMYHPMIPFLERAGGPVSRFQLEDSAGTSSGADLPPAYLDSYGIDLAVPMLSRNRLIGAMLLGQKRSGALFVHEDLELLGTIANQAAVALENAAGYEEIERMNRELEQRVEERTADLRKALEEKERTQQQLIRSESLAAIGQLVAGTAHELNNPLAGAASLVESSIEELRERPGGVFADVLEDLRFSLKELHRAGAIVRSLLDLSRQTQTYTEPVDIHAAVDDALRILYNSYKLLPIHIERRYAADLPRVEGNFANLGQVFVNIVKNALDALPGEGGAITITTTTDGDRDGNRVSVSFRDTGHGIPDGRLVDIFKPFFTTKEVGRGTGLGLYISHEIIRRHGGEILVRSEEGRGTEVTVLLPARRMP; encoded by the coding sequence ATGCTTCCCGATCCCTATTCCACCTTTCCGGCCGTTGCCATCCCCCCCGTCCTCGGTATCTTTGTCCTTGTTTTTCTTGCCGCGATCACGGTTCTTAAGGGACGGCGCACGTCCGCCAACCGCCTCTTCGCCGTCCTGTGCCTGATGGGCGTTCTGAATAACGCGGACCTGGCGGCGTTGAGCCTCGTCGCGGACAACGATCGGGTGCTCTCCTTCGAGCGGCTGATTTATGTCATCTTCGTGTTCAGCCTGCCCGTGTATGTCCAGTTCGTCCACCGCCTGCTGGAAATCACGGGGCGGCGGTGGCTGGAGCGCCTCGCCTGGATGGTCGGTCTCGGACTGCTGCCGCTGACGCAGACGGACCTGTTCATCCAGGGGCTCCATCGGGGGCCCCACGGTTTCATCGCCGATGCGGGTCCTGCGTTCCAGGTCTTCTCCGTCCTGGCGGGCTGTACGGTGATCTACTGCCTCCTGCTCCTTGTTCAGGGCATGAGGGGGACTACGGACAACCGCGAGCGCAATCGCCTGAAATACGTCACGGCCGGCGTGGGATTCAGCTCCCTCCTGATCGCCCTGAACATCCTGCCGGTCATCGGGCTGGATGTGCCCCCCGTGGGCGGATTCAGCTTCGTGCCGGCGGCGATCCTGGCCTACGGTGTCCTGCGCTATGATCTTCTGGATGCCGGGGCGGCGATCCGCAAGGGAATCGTCTATTCGGTCCTGGTGATTCTCCTGGCGGTTCTCTCGGCAGCCTTCCTTTTCATGACCCACATGCTGTTTGTCCGGAGCGGTTTCCGCGACGTCGCCGGGACTTCCCTCCTGCTGGCCCTGATGATGGTGTTCCTGTTCCAGCCGATGCGGGAGCGGGTCCAGGCGTTTCTGGACCGCCTCTTCTTCCGGGGCCGCTACGATGCCCGCAGGCTGCTCCGGGACCTGAGCGGCGAACTGGCGAGCCTGAAGCGCTCCGAAGAGGTCCGGACTCTGCTGTTTGCGTCCATCCCGGAGGCCATCCCGGTCGAACGGTTTATCCTTCTCGTCCGGGACGCGGGGACCGGCCGATTCCGTGCATACAGCCGGGAAGGCGATGCCGCGGGACTGGATGAAATGCCGATGTACCATCCCATGATTCCGTTTCTGGAACGGGCGGGAGGACCGGTCAGCCGTTTCCAACTGGAGGACAGTGCCGGAACATCCTCTGGAGCGGATCTCCCTCCGGCGTATCTCGACTCGTACGGGATTGACCTCGCCGTGCCCATGCTGTCGCGGAACCGGCTGATCGGTGCGATGCTGCTGGGGCAGAAGCGATCGGGAGCGCTGTTCGTCCATGAAGACCTGGAGCTGCTCGGCACCATCGCCAACCAGGCGGCCGTCGCGCTGGAGAACGCTGCCGGGTACGAAGAGATCGAGCGGATGAACCGGGAACTGGAGCAGCGGGTCGAAGAGCGGACCGCCGACCTCCGGAAGGCGCTGGAGGAGAAGGAACGGACCCAGCAGCAGCTCATCCGATCCGAGAGCCTGGCCGCCATTGGCCAGCTTGTAGCGGGAACGGCCCACGAACTGAACAATCCGCTGGCCGGCGCCGCCAGCCTCGTCGAATCCTCCATCGAGGAGCTCCGGGAGCGGCCGGGCGGCGTGTTCGCAGACGTGCTGGAGGATCTCCGGTTTTCCCTGAAGGAGCTTCACCGGGCGGGGGCGATCGTCCGGAGCCTCCTGGACCTTTCCCGCCAGACCCAGACCTACACGGAGCCGGTGGACATTCACGCCGCGGTGGACGACGCCCTCCGGATCCTGTATAACAGCTACAAGCTCCTGCCGATACACATTGAGCGACGATATGCTGCGGACCTGCCGCGGGTGGAGGGGAATTTCGCCAACCTCGGGCAGGTCTTCGTCAACATCGTCAAGAATGCCCTCGATGCTCTGCCGGGGGAAGGGGGAGCGATCACCATCACCACAACCACCGATGGCGACAGGGATGGCAACCGGGTGTCCGTGTCGTTCCGCGACACAGGACACGGGATTCCCGACGGCCGTCTGGTGGACATCTTCAAGCCCTTCTTCACCACCAAAGAGGTCGGACGGGGAACGGGTCTCGGGCTTTACATTTCCCACGAGATCATCAGGCGGCACGGGGGCGAGATCCTCGTCCGCAGCGAAGAGGGGCGGGGGACGGAGGTGACGGTCCTCCTGCCGGCAAGGAGAATGCCATGA
- a CDS encoding arginine decarboxylase, pyruvoyl-dependent, producing the protein MIGYVPKKIFFTKGVGVHREELHSFELALRDAGIEKCNLVQVSSIMPPGCKVVSRQSGLKELKPGAITFCVMSRCCSNEMRRLLAASVGCAVPADKSAYGYISEHHAFGQTEKQAGEYAEDLAAAMLASTLGIDFNVDESWDEKKEIFKISGKIVRTLNSTQSSIVKANSYTTVLAAAVFLF; encoded by the coding sequence ATGATAGGATACGTACCCAAGAAGATATTTTTCACGAAAGGGGTGGGCGTCCACCGGGAAGAACTCCATTCGTTCGAGCTGGCTCTTCGGGACGCGGGCATCGAGAAATGCAACCTGGTGCAGGTGTCCAGCATCATGCCGCCCGGGTGCAAGGTGGTCTCCAGGCAGAGCGGCCTCAAGGAGCTCAAGCCCGGGGCCATTACATTCTGCGTCATGAGCCGCTGCTGCAGCAACGAGATGCGACGTCTGCTCGCCGCCTCCGTGGGCTGCGCCGTTCCCGCCGACAAGAGCGCCTACGGGTACATCAGCGAGCACCATGCCTTCGGCCAGACCGAGAAACAGGCCGGGGAGTATGCCGAGGACCTGGCGGCGGCCATGCTGGCCTCTACCCTCGGCATCGACTTCAACGTCGATGAGAGCTGGGACGAAAAAAAGGAAATCTTCAAGATCAGCGGAAAGATCGTCCGAACCCTGAACAGCACGCAGTCGAGTATTGTGAAGGCCAACAGCTACACCACCGTTCTGGCGGCCGCCGTGTTCCTTTTCTGA
- a CDS encoding autotransporter domain-containing protein, whose translation MQILCAVLLMLAGTVMTAHAATKLVPDTNYSDIMMNIYDDSYADDDPYTNQGIINVYSTLDNYGTFRNEPDALLRNYGTLRNDTGATLHNRSGGRLFNESGGTLINSTGSTLNNSGEFVNNSTVTNSGGLVNSGDLTNKLHGTLNNGSGATLTNDATGTLTNQGTINNSGTLTNLGVFGGSGTIVNDGGTIDHSGTSMSITTLVVNTGKTGVVTGSSATSVTTGNVSGTLNHTGSGGISFTTLNLDGGVFNNNGSGGVSIGTAAVAGGFTGTIGGTGPVGLTAAAVDGTLHVTAILSGTESLTKTGTGTLILSGANTYTGGTNILGGTIRVGSDGNLGDASGGLTFGGGTLKVTNSFTTNRSVALDSGGGTFDTNGNSLTLSGVASGTGSLHKSGDGTLTLTRANTYTGGTTVSTGTLALSGAGTLGDATGSTTVTGGTLDLGTTTQTQAELRQSGGTVQNGTMNVTTYQMTGGTLSSDATVSATSSFDMQAGTVDGVLSGTGTLTKTGPGELTLSGTNTYTGGTNINEGTVGVSKDESLGDASGALAFDGGTLKATGSFATGRSVTLGSGGGTLDTDGHDVTITGDISGAGSLAKEDGGRLILTGTNTYTGGTSINGGTVSVSRDENLGDESGALTFGGGTLDVTSGFTMNRSVTLSGGGGTIDTNGNDLTINGDISGTGSLTKEDGGRLVLTGTNTYTGGTAVNGGILQGDAASLQGDITNNSQVIFDQESTGMYAGSMSGTGSLTKDGDGTLVLAGVNTYTGGTSVNRGALAVEGSITGDLAVGVSGTLMGNGTITGNTVISGTLAPGNSIGTLTIAGDYTHNMDAVYAVEVDAAGRSDRLVVTGTATLNGGTVSVLAGSGQYFMNTTYTILTAGTVLGTFDSVTSNLAFLTPSLSYDAANVYLLLTRNSTRFADVALTRNQFAVASALDRGTPSAAGDMATVYNSLLGLSAVGARRAYNQMGGLSHASLTEATFFSFNRYAGVLSGRMDGFGKGGSPLAGSGNVLLAFREDAGSDAGNILLAAWKSARSENTKENDGDGSPWGLWAKGYGNLGERRGDDIPTKYDYRGGGLIVGFDRTVSKTLLLGASIGYSRTTVNMKDLKDNIRVAGYQWALYAAYDMDPWYVQGLVAYGYNRYDTARNIVFGAIARTAHAGYGGHSLGSYGEAGYRYQIGGVSVIPMVSLQAGSLWRNAFTETDAGALDLAVDGDRMSSLTGSLGIGLKKEFRMESSSITPEIRVRWRREFVNGDYTIDASFAGDPVSTFSVRGDRGRRDSAAIGFGLSWEIDEHFRLALSYDAIWSGDSTEHGGTAGIRYKW comes from the coding sequence GTGCAAATCCTTTGCGCCGTTCTCCTCATGCTGGCCGGGACGGTCATGACGGCGCATGCCGCTACGAAGCTCGTCCCGGACACAAATTACTCCGATATTATGATGAACATTTATGACGACAGTTACGCGGACGATGATCCTTATACAAATCAAGGGATCATTAACGTCTACAGCACACTGGACAACTACGGCACGTTTCGCAATGAGCCGGATGCCCTGCTGCGCAACTACGGCACGCTGCGCAACGATACCGGCGCCACGCTGCACAACCGGTCGGGAGGCAGGCTGTTCAATGAATCAGGCGGTACGCTGATCAACAGTACGGGCAGTACACTGAACAACTCCGGCGAGTTCGTCAACAACAGCACGGTGACCAACTCCGGCGGGCTGGTCAACTCGGGCGATTTGACGAACAAGCTGCACGGGACGCTGAACAACGGCTCCGGTGCCACGCTGACCAACGATGCAACCGGGACGCTGACCAACCAAGGTACGATAAACAATTCCGGGACGTTGACCAACCTCGGCGTCTTTGGCGGCTCGGGAACCATCGTCAACGACGGGGGCACCATTGACCATTCCGGCACATCCATGTCCATCACGACCCTGGTCGTGAATACGGGCAAAACGGGCGTCGTCACCGGTTCAAGCGCGACCTCCGTCACAACGGGCAATGTGAGCGGCACCCTGAACCATACGGGGAGTGGCGGCATCTCTTTTACCACGCTCAACCTTGACGGCGGCGTCTTCAACAACAACGGCAGCGGCGGTGTGAGCATTGGAACCGCAGCCGTTGCCGGCGGCTTCACGGGCACCATCGGGGGCACGGGACCCGTCGGGCTGACCGCGGCCGCTGTGGACGGAACGCTTCATGTCACCGCGATTCTCTCCGGTACGGAATCCCTCACCAAGACGGGAACGGGCACCCTCATCCTATCCGGTGCCAACACGTATACCGGGGGTACGAACATCCTTGGCGGGACGATCCGTGTGGGCAGCGACGGCAATCTCGGCGACGCTTCAGGAGGGCTTACCTTCGGCGGCGGCACCCTCAAGGTGACAAACAGTTTTACGACGAACCGGTCCGTTGCGCTGGACAGCGGCGGCGGCACGTTTGATACGAACGGCAACAGCCTGACCCTGTCCGGGGTCGCCTCCGGCACGGGCTCCCTTCATAAAAGCGGCGACGGCACCCTCACGCTCACCAGAGCCAACACCTACACCGGGGGCACGACCGTGAGCACGGGAACGCTCGCCCTCTCGGGGGCCGGCACCCTGGGCGATGCGACGGGGAGTACAACGGTGACGGGAGGCACCCTCGATCTGGGAACGACCACCCAGACGCAGGCGGAACTCAGGCAGTCCGGCGGAACGGTGCAGAACGGAACCATGAATGTCACAACCTATCAGATGACCGGCGGGACGCTTTCGTCCGATGCAACGGTCTCCGCCACATCCAGCTTTGACATGCAGGCCGGCACGGTGGACGGCGTTCTATCCGGTACGGGCACCCTCACGAAAACAGGCCCGGGCGAACTGACCCTGTCCGGTACGAACACCTACACCGGCGGCACGAACATCAACGAAGGGACCGTCGGTGTGAGCAAAGACGAAAGTCTGGGCGACGCTTCGGGTGCACTTGCCTTCGACGGCGGCACCCTCAAGGCGACCGGCAGTTTTGCGACGGGCCGGTCCGTCACGCTTGGCAGCGGCGGCGGCACCCTCGACACGGACGGCCATGATGTAACCATAACAGGGGATATCTCCGGCGCGGGCTCCCTCGCCAAAGAAGACGGCGGCAGGCTCATTCTCACCGGCACGAACACCTACACCGGCGGCACAAGCATCAACGGCGGTACCGTCAGCGTGAGCAGAGACGAAAACTTGGGCGATGAATCGGGGGCGCTCACCTTCGGCGGCGGCACCCTCGATGTGACAAGCGGCTTTACGATGAACCGGTCCGTTACGCTCAGCGGAGGCGGCGGCACCATCGACACGAACGGCAACGACCTGACCATCAACGGGGACATTTCGGGTACGGGCTCCCTCACCAAGGAAGACGGCGGCAGGCTCGTTCTCACCGGTACGAACACCTACACCGGCGGCACTGCCGTCAACGGGGGCATTCTGCAGGGCGATGCGGCAAGCCTTCAGGGCGATATCACCAACAACAGCCAGGTTATCTTCGACCAGGAATCGACGGGCATGTACGCCGGGAGCATGAGCGGAACGGGCTCCCTCACCAAGGACGGCGACGGCACCCTCGTCCTTGCCGGCGTCAACACCTATACGGGGGGAACCTCTGTGAATCGCGGCGCCCTCGCCGTGGAAGGCAGCATCACGGGCGATCTCGCCGTCGGCGTATCGGGAACCCTCATGGGCAACGGCACGATCACCGGCAACACCGTGATCTCAGGCACCCTCGCCCCGGGGAACTCCATCGGAACGCTGACCATCGCCGGCGACTACACCCACAACATGGACGCCGTCTATGCCGTGGAAGTCGATGCGGCCGGCCGGTCGGACAGGCTCGTCGTTACCGGGACGGCCACCCTGAACGGCGGGACGGTATCCGTGCTTGCCGGCTCAGGGCAGTATTTCATGAATACGACCTACACGATCCTAACCGCCGGGACCGTTTTGGGTACGTTTGACAGCGTCACGAGCAACCTGGCCTTTCTAACCCCGTCGCTGAGCTATGACGCCGCAAACGTCTACCTGCTCTTGACCAGGAACTCCACCCGCTTCGCCGATGTGGCCCTCACCCGCAATCAGTTCGCTGTTGCATCGGCCCTCGATCGCGGCACTCCATCCGCCGCCGGCGATATGGCCACGGTGTACAACAGCCTCCTGGGGCTTTCCGCTGTGGGCGCAAGACGCGCCTACAACCAGATGGGCGGCCTTTCACACGCATCCCTCACGGAGGCGACCTTCTTCTCCTTCAACCGGTATGCCGGCGTCCTCTCCGGACGCATGGATGGCTTCGGCAAGGGAGGATCGCCGCTTGCCGGTTCGGGAAACGTGCTCCTGGCATTCCGGGAGGACGCGGGAAGCGATGCGGGAAACATCCTCTTGGCCGCCTGGAAGAGTGCCAGGAGCGAAAACACAAAGGAGAACGACGGAGATGGATCGCCCTGGGGACTCTGGGCAAAGGGATACGGCAACCTGGGGGAACGCAGGGGAGATGACATCCCGACAAAGTATGACTATCGCGGCGGGGGGCTGATCGTCGGCTTCGACAGGACGGTGAGCAAAACGTTGCTGCTGGGTGCATCCATCGGCTATTCCCGTACGACGGTGAACATGAAGGATCTGAAGGACAACATCCGGGTGGCGGGCTATCAGTGGGCACTTTATGCTGCATACGACATGGATCCCTGGTATGTTCAGGGCCTGGTCGCCTATGGTTACAACCGCTATGACACCGCCCGCAACATCGTCTTCGGAGCCATTGCCAGGACTGCCCATGCCGGCTATGGCGGTCACAGCCTGGGCAGCTATGGCGAGGCGGGTTACCGCTACCAGATCGGTGGGGTCAGTGTCATCCCGATGGTCTCTTTGCAGGCGGGATCGCTCTGGCGCAATGCCTTCACGGAGACCGACGCCGGAGCGCTCGATCTCGCCGTGGACGGCGACCGGATGTCGTCGCTGACCGGTTCCCTGGGGATTGGGCTGAAGAAGGAATTCAGGATGGAAAGCAGCTCCATCACCCCGGAGATCCGGGTCCGATGGCGCCGCGAGTTTGTGAACGGCGATTATACGATCGATGCTTCTTTTGCGGGTGATCCCGTTTCCACCTTCAGCGTCAGGGGTGACAGGGGGCGGCGGGACAGCGCGGCCATCGGTTTCGGGCTGAGCTGGGAGATCGACGAACACTTCCGTCTTGCCCTGTCCTATGATGCCATTTGGTCGGGAGACAGCACGGAGCATGGCGGGACGGCGGGAATCCGATACAAGTGGTGA
- a CDS encoding DUF4185 domain-containing protein: MHHPYSQPAECLPAFPDGDGWYGGDGAYSIRLDDRRILWLFGDSFVSEQEGRQDRTGMNVVLGTTLAVSTCKDDSGFQIRYHLKKKNGEFVSSFGEKEWLWPQAPFMAHGTLYVPLLSVKADPELPGPFQFRIVGHKLARIGDFRETDPNRWAVEYLDLTPGIPEEIRAFATTAVAFRDHVYFYPLYGATVDGRSILGNILARIPVERIDDPARSIEYLNADGGWTKELKPAKVRIVLDAAVSELSLRYHPGIGKWICIYLSLQNNGDRMLYRTADALEGPWSVPRILLAPVPEVDRDSPRFDRNNFCYAGKEHPEYARNGTLVVTYVCNSHEDFEKKTSFIRRNLFLYRPVVNRVRISDTGEGNKKPFAAR; this comes from the coding sequence ATGCACCACCCGTATTCCCAGCCGGCGGAATGCCTGCCCGCATTTCCCGACGGGGACGGATGGTACGGCGGGGACGGCGCGTATTCCATCCGTCTGGACGACCGGCGTATTCTGTGGCTCTTCGGGGATTCCTTTGTTTCAGAGCAGGAAGGAAGGCAGGATCGCACGGGTATGAACGTGGTCCTGGGAACCACACTGGCTGTTTCAACATGCAAAGACGACTCCGGATTTCAAATCCGTTATCACCTGAAAAAGAAAAACGGGGAGTTTGTATCTTCCTTCGGGGAAAAGGAGTGGCTGTGGCCGCAGGCCCCCTTCATGGCCCATGGCACCCTTTACGTGCCGCTTCTATCCGTAAAGGCCGACCCGGAACTTCCGGGACCTTTCCAATTCAGGATTGTAGGACACAAACTCGCCCGGATCGGAGACTTCCGGGAGACCGACCCGAACCGGTGGGCCGTGGAGTATCTGGATCTGACACCCGGAATCCCGGAGGAAATCCGAGCATTTGCGACTACGGCGGTGGCCTTCCGGGATCACGTCTATTTCTACCCCCTCTATGGTGCAACGGTGGACGGACGGAGCATCCTGGGCAACATCCTGGCCCGCATCCCAGTCGAAAGGATTGACGATCCGGCCCGGTCCATCGAATACCTGAACGCGGATGGAGGGTGGACAAAAGAACTCAAGCCCGCGAAGGTCAGGATCGTCCTCGACGCCGCCGTCTCGGAGCTGAGCTTACGCTACCATCCGGGAATCGGGAAATGGATCTGCATTTACCTGTCGCTCCAGAACAACGGCGACCGGATGCTGTACCGGACGGCAGACGCCCTGGAGGGTCCCTGGTCCGTGCCGAGGATCCTCCTCGCTCCCGTCCCCGAGGTCGACCGGGACAGTCCCCGTTTCGACAGAAACAATTTCTGCTACGCCGGCAAGGAACATCCGGAATACGCCCGTAACGGAACCCTCGTCGTTACGTATGTGTGCAATTCGCATGAAGATTTCGAAAAAAAGACGAGTTTTATCCGCAGGAATCTGTTTCTCTATCGGCCCGTTGTGAACAGGGTCCGAATCTCCGATACAGGTGAGGGAAACAAGAAGCCGTTCGCTGCCCGCTAA
- the speB gene encoding agmatinase, with protein sequence MNFGGLEPEYTGLERSAFVVIPVPYDLTSTYQSGSRRGPLAILEASGNMELYDEELDRETYRVGIHTAPAVEADASGPESMVHAVRERVEEAVGLEKIPVLLGGEHSISLGAVQALKRKYPDLKVLQLDAHADLRESYQGTPYSHACIARRIVEICPLVQAGIRSMSAPEALYRKESGIHSFSADFVMAGDANLDRISELLDGDLYITVDLDALDPAFMPATGTPEPGGIDWRALTGLLRRVAKRTRIRGIDVVELSPLPGLVAPDFLAAKLVYRLMGYACISVNS encoded by the coding sequence ATGAATTTCGGAGGTCTGGAACCTGAATATACCGGCCTGGAGCGGTCCGCCTTCGTCGTGATCCCCGTTCCCTACGACCTGACCTCGACTTACCAGTCGGGGTCCCGGCGGGGGCCGCTGGCGATCCTGGAGGCGTCGGGCAACATGGAGCTTTACGACGAGGAACTGGACCGGGAGACATACCGTGTCGGGATTCATACCGCTCCCGCCGTCGAGGCGGATGCGTCGGGGCCGGAATCCATGGTCCATGCCGTAAGGGAGCGGGTGGAGGAAGCCGTCGGTCTGGAGAAGATCCCCGTCCTCCTGGGAGGGGAGCACAGCATCTCCCTGGGCGCCGTCCAGGCGCTCAAGAGGAAGTATCCCGACCTGAAGGTCCTTCAGTTGGATGCCCACGCCGATCTCCGGGAGTCCTACCAGGGTACGCCGTACAGCCATGCCTGCATCGCCCGCCGGATCGTGGAGATCTGCCCCCTCGTCCAGGCGGGCATCCGCAGCATGAGTGCGCCGGAGGCGCTCTACCGGAAGGAGTCCGGCATCCATTCGTTCAGCGCCGATTTTGTCATGGCGGGGGATGCGAACCTGGACCGGATCAGTGAACTTCTGGACGGGGACCTGTACATCACGGTGGATCTGGACGCCCTCGACCCGGCCTTCATGCCCGCAACGGGAACTCCCGAGCCCGGCGGCATCGACTGGAGAGCCCTCACGGGACTCCTCCGACGGGTCGCAAAGCGGACCCGGATCCGGGGCATCGACGTGGTGGAGCTTTCCCCTCTTCCGGGTCTTGTGGCCCCCGATTTCCTGGCGGCTAAGCTTGTCTACCGGTTGATGGGATATGCCTGTATATCTGTAAATTCTTGA
- a CDS encoding MucR family transcriptional regulator, producing MANPLVELTAEIVISHASSAALTKDELLETIKEVYSTLEALEKGGPAGVAEPKTAVVGKGKRGRPRTKVAAEKPAKQEKPAEPAKAPAPQGPVLSFEEAFQPDEVGCMICGKRGMKTLKKHLSTEHGLKPGQYKRMFKIPKDVDLVAPKYAAARRQMAIDRGLPEKLAAARALRKKKAE from the coding sequence ATGGCGAACCCACTCGTCGAGTTAACAGCGGAAATTGTAATTTCCCATGCATCCAGCGCAGCTTTGACAAAGGATGAGCTTCTGGAAACCATAAAGGAAGTCTATTCCACTCTGGAGGCGCTGGAAAAAGGTGGTCCGGCCGGCGTGGCCGAGCCGAAAACAGCCGTCGTGGGAAAAGGAAAGAGGGGACGACCGAGAACCAAAGTTGCAGCGGAGAAGCCGGCGAAGCAGGAAAAGCCTGCGGAACCGGCGAAAGCTCCAGCCCCCCAAGGGCCGGTGTTGTCGTTTGAGGAAGCATTTCAGCCGGATGAAGTAGGATGCATGATCTGCGGCAAGAGGGGCATGAAAACCCTGAAAAAGCATCTGTCGACGGAACACGGGTTGAAACCCGGCCAGTACAAGAGAATGTTCAAGATTCCCAAGGATGTGGACCTGGTGGCCCCGAAGTATGCCGCCGCAAGGCGCCAGATGGCCATCGACCGGGGACTCCCGGAAAAGCTGGCGGCCGCCAGGGCATTGAGAAAGAAGAAAGCCGAATAG
- a CDS encoding adenylate/guanylate cyclase domain-containing protein, whose translation MNGVLIVDDEEGVRRSLKKVLERDGYEICTVENGGEAIQMVRERGDAIETVISDYRMPGMDGMETLVAIGRINPEITRIMLTGYATMESAIEAVNQGIDGFLTKPFENSELRAKIREFNVKKRLKQFVPEQVLGELQKRGRGIRPISQTVTVVFTDIRGFTEIAEGMTPEEVAHFLNTYYFAPLDGIILEHNGTLDKHIGDGIMSLFGAPVAGPDDALRAVRSALGMRDEIARINRQLGGCPKELAIGIGIATGEVMAGIFGSHRKKEYTVFGAAVNLAARLIGSARRSQILICERTWEQVRDAVDAVRLDPFPIRGIKRSVAIYEVQGEGDKTA comes from the coding sequence ATGAACGGAGTGCTCATTGTTGACGACGAGGAGGGAGTGCGCAGATCTCTGAAAAAGGTTCTGGAGCGGGACGGCTACGAGATCTGTACGGTGGAAAACGGCGGGGAGGCGATCCAGATGGTCCGGGAGCGGGGGGATGCCATCGAGACGGTCATCTCCGACTACCGGATGCCCGGTATGGACGGAATGGAGACGCTGGTCGCCATCGGGCGGATCAACCCCGAGATCACCCGGATCATGCTGACGGGATATGCCACGATGGAGAGCGCCATCGAGGCGGTGAACCAGGGGATCGACGGGTTTCTGACGAAGCCCTTCGAAAACAGCGAACTCCGGGCCAAGATCCGGGAGTTCAACGTCAAGAAGAGGCTCAAGCAGTTCGTTCCGGAGCAGGTTCTCGGGGAGCTTCAGAAACGGGGAAGGGGCATCCGGCCCATCAGCCAGACCGTGACGGTTGTGTTCACCGATATCCGCGGTTTTACCGAGATCGCCGAGGGGATGACGCCGGAGGAGGTCGCCCATTTTCTCAACACGTACTATTTCGCCCCGCTGGACGGGATCATCCTGGAGCACAACGGGACCTTGGACAAGCATATCGGAGACGGAATCATGAGCCTCTTCGGCGCCCCGGTGGCGGGTCCCGACGACGCCCTCCGGGCGGTCCGCAGCGCCCTTGGCATGCGGGACGAAATTGCCCGCATAAACAGGCAGCTCGGGGGTTGTCCGAAAGAGCTGGCCATCGGCATCGGCATCGCGACGGGTGAGGTGATGGCGGGCATCTTCGGATCTCACCGGAAGAAGGAGTACACCGTCTTCGGCGCCGCCGTGAACCTGGCCGCCCGGCTGATCGGCTCGGCCAGGAGAAGCCAGATCCTGATCTGCGAGCGCACATGGGAGCAGGTCCGGGACGCCGTGGATGCCGTCCGTCTGGATCCCTTCCCCATCCGGGGGATCAAGCGAAGCGTGGCAATATACGAGGTGCAGGGGGAGGGGGATAAAACTGCTTGA